Proteins encoded in a region of the Poecilia reticulata strain Guanapo linkage group LG14, Guppy_female_1.0+MT, whole genome shotgun sequence genome:
- the hrh2b gene encoding histamine receptor H2b isoform X2, translated as MIHFNLAKSDSEAVEMTVTTVLRWLFLMSVILLTIGGNVLVCLAVGLSRRLWRTANCFVVSLAVADLLLGVLVLPLSATLELRDSKWPFGGTLCNIYISMDVMLCTCSILTLLAISVNRYLAISSPLSHSQRVTPRRVSLAIIFIWLLSLAVAFFPVHLGWNTADYRVQNLDWEXGDEGTDKGRYCQFEWNNNYVLIYAFGTFYLPLLVMCGMYLCIFRVAREQAYPCHHSVICTLSDCXHSP; from the exons atgattcattttaatttagctaAAAGTGACAGTGAAGCGGTGGAAATGACTGTCACCACAGTTCTCCGTTGGCTGTTCCTCATGTCCGTTATACTTCTGACCATCGGTGGCAACGTGCTGGTGTGCTTGGCGGTGGGGCTCAGCCGACGTCTGTGGCGAACAGCGAACTGCTTTGTGGTGTCGCTGGCAGTTGCCGATCTCCTGCTCGGCGTGTTGGTGCTGCCCTTGTCTGCCACGCTGGAGCTCCGCGACAGTAAATGGCCTTTCGGAGGAACACTGTGTAATATTTAYATCTCAATGGATGTCATGCTGTGCACATGCTCCATCCTGACCCTGTTGGCAATCAGCGTGAACAGGTACCTGGCCATCTCGTCTCCCCTCAGCCACTCTCARAGAGTCACCCCGCGAAGGGTGTCACTTgccatcatcttcatctggCTGCTGTCACTGGCCGTGGCTTTTTTCCCCGTCCACCTGGGCTGGAATACAGCAGACTACAGGGTGCAAAACCTGGACTGGGAATTWGGGGATGAGGGCACTGATAAAGGACGCTACTGCCAGTTCGAGTGGAACAACAACTACGTTCTTATTTATGCCTTTGGAACCTTTTACTTACCACTGCTGGTCATGTGCGGAATGTATCTTTGCATTTTCAGAGTGGCACGTGAACAG GCGTATCCGTGCCACCACTCCGTCATTTGCACGCTCAGCGACTGCTRCCATAGCCCGTGA
- the hrh2b gene encoding histamine receptor H2b isoform X1, translated as MIHFNLAKSDSEAVEMTVTTVLRWLFLMSVILLTIGGNVLVCLAVGLSRRLWRTANCFVVSLAVADLLLGVLVLPLSATLELRDSKWPFGGTLCNIYISMDVMLCTCSILTLLAISVNRYLAISSPLSHSQRVTPRRVSLAIIFIWLLSLAVAFFPVHLGWNTADYRVQNLDWEXGDEGTDKGRYCQFEWNNNYVLIYAFGTFYLPLLVMCGMYLCIFRVAREQVRRIRATTPSFARSATAXIAREHKATVTLAAVLGAFIICWFPYFSYFTCMGVKEKTNPPNTLHSVVLWLGYLNSTLNPILYPAFNRDFRRAYGELLRCRGSSRRTLQLTRVTLYKRLTFFKLFRVSQNSKKSTAAVMVEREKSLPCEKRHCADXSW; from the exons atgattcattttaatttagctaAAAGTGACAGTGAAGCGGTGGAAATGACTGTCACCACAGTTCTCCGTTGGCTGTTCCTCATGTCCGTTATACTTCTGACCATCGGTGGCAACGTGCTGGTGTGCTTGGCGGTGGGGCTCAGCCGACGTCTGTGGCGAACAGCGAACTGCTTTGTGGTGTCGCTGGCAGTTGCCGATCTCCTGCTCGGCGTGTTGGTGCTGCCCTTGTCTGCCACGCTGGAGCTCCGCGACAGTAAATGGCCTTTCGGAGGAACACTGTGTAATATTTAYATCTCAATGGATGTCATGCTGTGCACATGCTCCATCCTGACCCTGTTGGCAATCAGCGTGAACAGGTACCTGGCCATCTCGTCTCCCCTCAGCCACTCTCARAGAGTCACCCCGCGAAGGGTGTCACTTgccatcatcttcatctggCTGCTGTCACTGGCCGTGGCTTTTTTCCCCGTCCACCTGGGCTGGAATACAGCAGACTACAGGGTGCAAAACCTGGACTGGGAATTWGGGGATGAGGGCACTGATAAAGGACGCTACTGCCAGTTCGAGTGGAACAACAACTACGTTCTTATTTATGCCTTTGGAACCTTTTACTTACCACTGCTGGTCATGTGCGGAATGTATCTTTGCATTTTCAGAGTGGCACGTGAACAG GTGAGGCGTATCCGTGCCACCACTCCGTCATTTGCACGCTCAGCGACTGCTRCCATAGCCCGTGAGCACAAGGCTACAGTCACCCTGGCAGCTGTACTCGGTGCATTTATCATCTGTTGGTTTCCCTACTTCAGCTACTTCACCTGCATGGGTGTAAAGGAAAAGACAAATCCTCCCAACACCCTCCATTCAGTAGTTCTCTGGCTAGGATATTTGAACTCTACCCTTAATCCCATCCTCTATCCAGCATTCAACAGGGATTTCCGTCGAGCCTATGGGGAGCTGCTTCGCTGTCGAGGATCGTCACGCAGRACAYTGCAGCTTACTCGTGTGACTCTGTACAAAAGATTGACMTTTTTCAAGTTATTCAGGGTCTCTCAAAACTCTAAGAAAAGCACAGCCGCGGTTATGGTTGAAAGAGAGAAGAGCCTACCCTGTGAAAAAAGGCATTGTGCAGATKATTCATGGTGA